The proteins below are encoded in one region of Rubrobacter aplysinae:
- the fusA gene encoding elongation factor G: MAVEPETIRNVCLIGHRGSGKTMLGEEMIALCAGRGPGERVSGGILDNAEEEAERGMTLGMGIASLEWKGRQINLLDTPGDGGFIGDAFVAHRVADCAVLVVHAQDPVQVVTERVWRRGEKEGIPHVVVVNHLDRERADFGAVVEQLRERFGQEIVPLNLPIGQGEDLKGIYGLLSGLAFVDGGQTSEIPSGMEAEVDEAKVRLFEAIAESDDTLLEKYLADEEFTTEEAFDAIKKGIADGLIIPVVAASAERGIGVDRLLDVIAGSAPSPVDRSRWISTEGDEALCDTEAPFSAYAFKTYVDPFAGRITALRVVSGRCRSDEALVNPRTGTAERLGGVSHLYGKERVSTDEAVAGDIIAVAKLRDVQTFDTLCRADRTVVYPPVELPEPTAACAVSAESRGEEEKVFEALRRVADEDPSLALTRSESTGEDLLRGLAPLHLEFALERARRRYGAGIEAHAPKVPFEETITRSSSAQGRYKKQSGGRGQFGDCHIEVSPLERGAGFEFVDEIVGGAIPRQYIPAVEKGILEAMAEGVVAGYPVVDVRVRLYDGGFHSVDSSEMAFKVAGSMAFKNAVADAGPVLLEPFQMVEVLSPTELVGDVMGDLSGRRGRPLGIEQRGERQVVRAEVPQASLRDYARELRAITGGKANFHVEPAHYEEVPENLVEKVLAVNAEAEKEKVG; encoded by the coding sequence ATGGCCGTCGAGCCGGAGACTATTCGCAACGTGTGCCTGATCGGACACCGGGGCAGTGGTAAGACCATGCTCGGGGAGGAGATGATAGCCCTGTGCGCCGGAAGGGGCCCCGGCGAGAGGGTGTCGGGGGGCATCCTCGATAACGCCGAGGAGGAGGCCGAGCGCGGTATGACCCTCGGCATGGGGATAGCGAGCCTGGAGTGGAAAGGGCGTCAGATCAACCTCCTCGACACTCCCGGTGACGGCGGGTTCATCGGGGACGCATTCGTCGCCCATCGGGTAGCCGATTGCGCGGTGCTCGTCGTCCACGCCCAGGACCCGGTCCAGGTCGTCACGGAAAGGGTGTGGCGTAGGGGCGAGAAGGAGGGCATCCCGCACGTGGTCGTCGTGAACCACCTCGACCGCGAGCGGGCCGACTTCGGGGCCGTGGTCGAGCAGCTCCGGGAGAGGTTCGGTCAGGAGATCGTGCCGCTCAACCTGCCTATCGGGCAGGGTGAGGATCTCAAGGGCATCTACGGCCTGCTCAGTGGCCTCGCCTTCGTGGATGGAGGCCAGACCTCAGAGATACCGTCCGGCATGGAGGCGGAGGTGGACGAGGCCAAGGTCCGGCTCTTCGAGGCCATCGCCGAGAGCGACGACACGCTGCTGGAGAAGTACCTGGCCGACGAGGAGTTCACCACCGAGGAGGCGTTCGATGCCATAAAGAAGGGCATTGCCGACGGCCTCATAATCCCGGTGGTGGCAGCGAGCGCGGAGCGCGGCATCGGGGTGGATAGGCTCCTGGACGTGATCGCGGGCAGCGCTCCCTCGCCGGTGGACCGCTCGCGCTGGATCTCGACGGAGGGTGACGAGGCCCTCTGCGACACCGAAGCCCCTTTTAGCGCCTACGCCTTCAAGACCTACGTGGATCCGTTCGCCGGGCGCATAACGGCGCTCAGGGTGGTGAGTGGCCGATGCCGCTCGGACGAGGCGCTCGTGAACCCCCGCACCGGCACCGCCGAGCGGCTCGGCGGCGTGTCACACCTGTACGGTAAGGAGCGAGTCTCCACGGACGAAGCCGTGGCCGGGGACATAATCGCCGTAGCCAAGCTGCGCGACGTACAGACCTTCGACACCCTGTGCCGCGCCGACCGGACCGTGGTCTATCCGCCGGTCGAGCTGCCCGAGCCCACGGCGGCCTGCGCGGTCTCCGCCGAGAGCCGGGGCGAGGAGGAGAAGGTCTTCGAGGCGCTGCGTCGGGTGGCCGACGAGGACCCGTCGCTGGCGCTCACACGCTCGGAGTCCACGGGCGAGGATCTGTTGCGGGGTCTCGCGCCGCTGCACCTGGAGTTCGCGCTCGAACGGGCGCGGCGGCGCTACGGGGCTGGGATCGAGGCCCACGCCCCGAAGGTGCCGTTCGAGGAGACGATCACGCGCTCCTCAAGCGCACAGGGACGCTACAAAAAGCAGTCCGGCGGGCGGGGCCAGTTCGGAGACTGTCACATCGAGGTCTCGCCGCTGGAGCGCGGCGCGGGCTTCGAGTTCGTGGACGAGATCGTGGGCGGAGCCATCCCCCGCCAGTACATCCCGGCGGTCGAGAAGGGCATCCTCGAGGCGATGGCCGAGGGTGTCGTGGCCGGGTATCCGGTGGTGGACGTTCGCGTCCGGCTCTACGACGGCGGCTTCCACTCGGTGGACTCCTCGGAGATGGCCTTCAAGGTGGCGGGCTCGATGGCTTTCAAGAACGCGGTGGCGGACGCCGGTCCGGTACTGCTGGAGCCGTTCCAGATGGTAGAGGTGCTCTCACCCACGGAGCTCGTCGGAGACGTTATGGGGGACCTCTCGGGCAGACGCGGCCGTCCGCTCGGCATCGAGCAGCGCGGCGAGCGCCAGGTGGTGCGCGCCGAGGTGCCGCAGGCCTCCCTGCGCGATTACGCCCGCGAGCTACGCGCGATAACCGGCGGCAAGGCGAACTTCCACGTCGAGCCCGCCCACTACGAGGAGGTCCCCGAGAACCTGGTCGAGAAGGTGCTCGCCGTAAATGCCGAGGCCGAGAAGGAGAAAGTGGGGTAG
- a CDS encoding glucosyl-3-phosphoglycerate synthase: MRPDSAAEWFSRRSYEHSQFPDPTELGRRKRDLGLTVSLVLPCHEVAETVGGIVDEIRGVNERTTLVDQIVAVDADSEDGSAEVAAEHGAEVYSESDLMPSYGGAHGKGDAMWRSLAVATGDIVMFADADTRDFKPEFISGTLGPILTVPEVRYVKAAYRRPFRSGENVEPDGGGRVTELSTKPLFNLFYPELTGFVQPLAGEFAADRELLLSIPFLTGYAVETGIMIDVMGKVGLDAMAQVDLGERQNRHQPLRDLSRMSYSVLRAVARRLREDGRLHQIRDASLPDTLFQFSDYRHAVATPDGLELMEYVEELVERPPMAEVQRVG; the protein is encoded by the coding sequence GTGAGACCAGACAGCGCCGCAGAGTGGTTCAGCCGCCGTTCATACGAGCACTCGCAGTTCCCGGACCCCACGGAGCTGGGGCGTCGGAAGCGGGATCTCGGCCTCACGGTCAGCTTGGTGCTGCCGTGTCACGAGGTCGCCGAGACGGTCGGCGGGATAGTAGACGAGATACGAGGCGTAAACGAGCGGACGACACTGGTTGACCAGATCGTCGCCGTGGACGCGGACTCCGAGGACGGGAGCGCGGAGGTAGCCGCGGAACACGGGGCGGAGGTCTACTCGGAGAGCGATCTGATGCCGTCCTACGGCGGTGCCCACGGTAAAGGCGATGCCATGTGGCGCTCCTTGGCGGTGGCGACCGGGGACATCGTGATGTTCGCCGACGCCGACACCAGGGACTTCAAGCCCGAGTTCATCTCGGGCACCCTCGGCCCGATACTGACCGTACCGGAGGTCCGGTACGTGAAGGCCGCCTACCGCCGCCCGTTCAGGTCCGGCGAGAACGTAGAGCCCGACGGCGGCGGCCGGGTAACGGAGCTCTCCACCAAGCCGCTGTTCAACCTCTTCTACCCCGAACTGACCGGCTTCGTACAGCCGCTGGCCGGAGAGTTCGCCGCGGACCGGGAGCTTCTCCTGTCCATACCGTTTCTGACCGGCTACGCGGTGGAGACCGGGATCATGATAGACGTGATGGGCAAGGTCGGGCTGGACGCGATGGCCCAGGTAGACCTCGGCGAGCGCCAGAACCGCCACCAGCCGCTCCGCGACCTCTCTCGCATGTCGTACTCGGTGCTGCGCGCCGTCGCCCGGCGGCTGCGCGAGGACGGCAGGCTGCACCAGATCCGGGACGCCAGCCTCCCGGACACCCTGTTCCAGTTCTCCGACTACCGCCACGCCGTAGCAACGCCAGACGGGCTGGAGCTAATGGAGTACGTCGAGGAGCTCGTCGAGCGCCCGCCGATGGCCGAGGTACAGCGGGTCGGGTAG
- a CDS encoding biotin transporter BioY produces MRPAAMVRIALMTALTAVMTQIAVPIPPVPFTLQVLAVMLAGYLLGPRYGAMAMLVYLLIGAVGVPVFSNFGSGLGHLLGPTGGYLLSYPLAVAVAGLVAPALAGSRRPAAIAWGVGAGVAALAIIYGVGASWLAVQAGLSPGAAFAAGVAPFVVFDAVKVVFATVLAAAVAPRIASTRLFVGPSREPGGSGRVR; encoded by the coding sequence TTGAGACCGGCGGCGATGGTTCGTATAGCACTGATGACGGCGCTCACGGCGGTGATGACCCAGATAGCCGTCCCGATACCTCCGGTCCCGTTTACCCTGCAGGTGCTGGCGGTGATGCTTGCAGGTTACCTGCTGGGCCCCCGCTACGGGGCGATGGCGATGCTGGTGTACCTGCTCATCGGGGCGGTCGGGGTCCCGGTGTTCTCCAATTTTGGGTCTGGGCTCGGCCACTTGCTGGGGCCTACTGGCGGCTACCTTTTGTCGTACCCGCTGGCGGTGGCTGTTGCCGGGCTCGTGGCCCCGGCTCTCGCGGGATCGCGGCGGCCGGCGGCGATAGCCTGGGGCGTCGGCGCGGGTGTAGCCGCGCTCGCGATTATCTACGGGGTCGGCGCGAGCTGGCTCGCGGTGCAGGCGGGGCTCTCCCCCGGCGCAGCCTTCGCGGCCGGGGTCGCGCCTTTCGTGGTCTTCGACGCGGTAAAGGTCGTGTTCGCGACCGTGCTAGCGGCGGCGGTCGCCCCCAGAATAGCCTCGACTCGGCTCTTCGTCGGCCCTTCCAGAGAGCCCGGCGGGTCGGGCCGGGTCAGGTAG
- a CDS encoding transglycosylase domain-containing protein has protein sequence MSRNDPVRVARGRALRRRQRNRALPRVRNVLVALGVVSVVASLGAVASFGYAYDRFSEELPEIDDYQAAELAQTSVVYDRDGEPVDELHGVQNRYVVPRDEVSPYLRDAVVAIEDNRFYRHEGLDFEAIGRAMASNLRTLSVQEGGSTITQQLIKNTYIDKELRAVPSFQRKINEAALAWQYEDEHSKKEILNQYLNTVYFGKNAYGAEAASRAYFDESASELELGEAAMLAGIINLPSTYDPFAFPKSARKRRDVVLDNMLAQDRISEAEHREAVSSDLGVDRGNLEENEADDYFLNAVRQEIIRERGRETLYQGGLDIYTTLDPELQKEADAAVEQIVKPEEGDPSASLVSVEPSSGAVRAMVGGSDLADVQFNLATQAKRQPGSTFKTFVLAEAIKQGISLDTVYESKFLQIPLSDSDEVYEVDNYDSIRRGEIDLRKAIAQSDNTVFVQLALDLGMEKVIQTAEAMGVEAELEPYPSTAIGGLGEGVSPLEMASAYSTLANGGVHADPYLVREVKRPVDGEDETVEEHELEEERVLSGDEAAAVTQALKGVVEEGGTASYYRDIPAEIGRESAGKTGTTDAFIDAWYVGYIPQLTTSVWVGYPTERRSMVNIRGYEEINGENFPLDIWSVYMQSVVGRYSAQQFAEPGEDFLEGLRENKVGIPPDEQEKPETTVRKTTTEGTAKDTTAGEKNGQGANRGPEDFLDRVTPGRNTPSGGSTQPAVSPPSSEPSRAQRQQRSQRRQQQRQQRQQRQQRQQAAPQAPEPGVSGQPAWRQDAAPGNPGNVRPRSPGR, from the coding sequence ATGTCGAGAAACGATCCGGTCCGGGTCGCGCGCGGCAGGGCCCTGCGCCGGCGTCAGAGAAACAGAGCACTGCCCCGGGTGAGGAACGTGCTCGTGGCGCTCGGCGTCGTGTCCGTGGTGGCTTCTCTGGGGGCGGTCGCGAGCTTTGGCTACGCCTACGACCGTTTCTCGGAGGAGCTGCCCGAGATAGACGACTACCAGGCCGCAGAGCTCGCCCAGACCTCCGTCGTCTACGATCGGGACGGCGAGCCGGTGGACGAGCTGCACGGCGTGCAGAACCGCTACGTGGTGCCACGAGACGAGGTCTCGCCCTACCTGCGTGACGCCGTGGTCGCCATCGAGGACAACCGCTTCTACCGGCACGAAGGCCTCGACTTCGAGGCCATAGGCCGGGCGATGGCCTCGAACCTGCGCACCCTCTCCGTGCAGGAAGGCGGCTCCACCATCACCCAGCAGCTCATAAAGAACACCTACATAGACAAAGAGCTCAGGGCGGTGCCGAGCTTCCAGCGCAAGATCAACGAGGCCGCCCTCGCCTGGCAGTACGAGGACGAACACTCCAAAAAGGAGATCCTCAACCAGTACCTGAACACGGTGTACTTCGGGAAGAACGCCTACGGCGCGGAGGCCGCCTCCCGCGCCTACTTCGACGAGTCCGCCAGCGAGCTGGAGCTCGGCGAGGCCGCGATGCTGGCCGGGATCATCAACCTCCCGAGCACCTACGACCCCTTCGCCTTCCCAAAGAGCGCCCGCAAGCGCCGCGACGTGGTGCTAGACAACATGCTCGCACAGGATAGGATCTCCGAGGCCGAGCACCGGGAGGCCGTCTCCTCCGACCTCGGCGTGGACCGGGGCAATCTGGAAGAGAACGAGGCTGACGACTACTTCCTGAACGCCGTCCGCCAGGAGATCATCCGCGAGCGTGGCCGGGAGACCCTCTACCAGGGCGGCCTCGACATCTACACTACCCTCGACCCGGAGCTCCAGAAAGAGGCCGACGCCGCCGTAGAGCAGATAGTCAAGCCGGAAGAGGGCGACCCTTCGGCCTCGCTGGTCTCCGTGGAGCCTTCGAGCGGCGCGGTGAGGGCGATGGTCGGCGGCTCGGACCTCGCCGACGTGCAGTTCAACCTCGCCACCCAGGCCAAGCGCCAGCCCGGCAGCACGTTCAAGACCTTCGTGCTCGCCGAGGCCATCAAACAGGGCATCTCGCTCGACACCGTGTACGAGTCAAAGTTCCTGCAGATACCGCTGTCCGACTCAGACGAGGTGTACGAGGTGGACAACTACGACAGCATCCGGCGCGGCGAGATAGACCTCCGCAAGGCCATAGCGCAGTCGGACAACACCGTATTCGTGCAGCTCGCGCTGGACCTCGGGATGGAGAAGGTTATACAGACCGCCGAGGCGATGGGCGTAGAGGCCGAGCTCGAGCCCTACCCGTCAACCGCCATCGGCGGTCTCGGCGAGGGCGTGTCGCCGCTCGAGATGGCCTCCGCGTACTCCACGCTCGCGAACGGCGGGGTCCACGCCGATCCGTATCTGGTAAGAGAAGTAAAGCGTCCGGTGGACGGCGAGGACGAGACCGTGGAGGAGCACGAGCTAGAGGAGGAGCGGGTGCTCTCCGGGGACGAGGCGGCGGCCGTTACGCAGGCCCTGAAAGGCGTCGTGGAAGAGGGTGGGACCGCGAGCTACTACCGGGACATTCCCGCCGAGATAGGCCGGGAGTCCGCCGGCAAGACCGGCACCACCGACGCCTTCATAGACGCCTGGTACGTCGGCTACATCCCGCAGCTCACGACCAGCGTGTGGGTCGGCTACCCGACCGAGCGGCGCTCGATGGTAAACATCCGGGGCTACGAGGAGATCAACGGCGAGAACTTCCCGCTCGACATCTGGTCCGTGTACATGCAGAGCGTGGTCGGCCGCTACTCCGCACAGCAGTTCGCGGAGCCCGGCGAGGACTTCCTGGAAGGCCTGCGGGAGAACAAGGTCGGCATCCCGCCAGACGAGCAGGAGAAACCGGAGACCACGGTCCGGAAAACTACCACGGAGGGCACCGCGAAAGACACCACCGCCGGGGAGAAGAACGGGCAGGGTGCTAACCGGGGGCCGGAGGATTTCCTGGACCGGGTCACGCCGGGCCGCAACACGCCTTCAGGCGGGAGCACGCAACCCGCCGTCTCTCCTCCGTCTTCAGAGCCGTCTCGGGCGCAGCGTCAGCAGCGGTCCCAGAGACGACAGCAACAGCGTCAACAGCGTCAACAGCGGCAGCAACGCCAGCAGGCGGCCCCTCAAGCCCCGGAGCCGGGCGTGAGCGGCCAGCCCGCGTGGCGGCAGGACGCCGCTCCTGGCAACCCGGGTAACGTAAGGCCCCGGAGCCCGGGCCGCTAG
- a CDS encoding inositol monophosphatase family protein: MSRDTIREELHGFVCDVARSAGELQLSRYERPGEITEKEPKDLVTEVDYLCEELLISRIQEFYPEDAILSEERGGEIAERGRSWLLDPVDGTANFSRANPLFCVCVSVVEDGEVTHAAVAAPRVGDLYHAYLGGGAYRSTGGKDGERVSVSDTAELEYAFTGADLSFTGLQSAGAESDPQKRGLREVFSTSWQLRALGSAGIRGAWTAAGYLDVSIGTRNTLWDYATTALLVSEAGGRCTDSRGEPWNLDSDALIATNGRLHDEVIQTLSGG, encoded by the coding sequence GTGAGCCGAGACACCATACGAGAAGAGCTACACGGCTTCGTCTGCGACGTGGCCCGTTCGGCGGGAGAGCTACAGCTCTCCCGCTACGAGCGTCCGGGGGAGATCACGGAGAAAGAGCCCAAGGACCTCGTTACCGAGGTTGATTACCTCTGCGAGGAGCTCTTGATCTCCCGCATACAGGAGTTCTACCCCGAGGACGCCATCCTCTCCGAGGAGCGCGGCGGTGAGATAGCCGAGAGGGGCCGGAGCTGGCTCCTGGACCCGGTGGACGGCACGGCCAACTTCTCCCGCGCAAACCCGCTCTTCTGCGTCTGCGTCTCGGTGGTGGAGGACGGCGAGGTGACCCACGCCGCCGTCGCCGCGCCACGGGTCGGCGACCTGTATCACGCTTATCTGGGGGGTGGCGCCTACCGCAGCACGGGGGGCAAAGACGGCGAGCGGGTCAGCGTCAGCGATACCGCAGAGCTGGAGTACGCCTTCACCGGCGCGGACCTGTCTTTTACCGGCCTGCAGAGCGCGGGGGCGGAGTCGGATCCCCAAAAACGGGGACTGCGTGAGGTTTTCTCCACGAGCTGGCAGCTCCGGGCCCTGGGTAGCGCGGGCATTAGAGGAGCCTGGACGGCGGCAGGATACCTGGACGTCTCCATCGGCACCCGCAACACCCTCTGGGATTACGCGACCACCGCGCTGCTGGTCTCCGAGGCCGGCGGACGCTGCACGGACTCCCGGGGCGAGCCCTGGAACCTCGATTCCGACGCCCTGATCGCCACCAACGGACGCCTGCACGACGAGGTGATCCAGACCCTTTCCGGCGGCTAA
- a CDS encoding aminotransferase class V-fold PLP-dependent enzyme, whose product MNPSNSSNPLNSARKLPADPRASIPRESIPALADNDYAYLNSGGSGPPTRDVVEAGRATDELCLGEAYLQGAAFFARQGEANDRARGAAARLVNADPGDLALTQNTTHGMNLGIFSIDWREGDEAISVSSEHPGCIAPLHEVEARFGAKLKLVDPPVTPEKIRAAMTPRTRMVALSHVDWTTGEELPLAEIAGIVREGGALTLVDGAQSVGNISVDIPATGTDLYAFTGHKWLLGPEGMGTLYVRPGSPVRSPNVGGASLADGFDYEGSYSQHPGARRFEASTTSPALAGGFAQAAEDAIRRGDAGPDGIRSRAELLMDMLDELPGVEIVSPRPVHSGLVSFTVSGVGSKEVADRLLEERLVVRFIPEPHPYVRASTHLFNTGEELEALTEAVGRLQTT is encoded by the coding sequence TTGAATCCCTCGAACTCCTCGAATCCCCTGAACAGCGCCCGGAAGCTGCCGGCCGACCCGCGGGCCTCGATACCGCGCGAGAGCATCCCGGCCCTCGCGGACAACGACTACGCCTACCTAAACTCCGGCGGCTCCGGCCCGCCGACGCGGGACGTGGTGGAGGCCGGGCGCGCCACCGACGAGCTGTGCCTCGGCGAGGCCTACCTGCAGGGCGCGGCCTTCTTCGCCCGCCAGGGCGAGGCGAACGACCGGGCGCGCGGGGCGGCGGCCCGGCTCGTGAACGCCGACCCCGGGGACCTGGCCCTGACCCAGAACACGACCCACGGCATGAACCTGGGCATCTTCTCCATAGACTGGCGCGAGGGGGACGAGGCGATCTCGGTCTCCAGCGAGCATCCGGGATGCATCGCGCCGCTACACGAGGTCGAGGCCCGTTTCGGGGCGAAGCTAAAGCTCGTGGACCCGCCGGTGACGCCGGAGAAGATCCGGGCCGCCATGACCCCGCGCACGCGGATGGTCGCGCTCTCGCACGTGGACTGGACCACGGGCGAGGAGCTACCGCTGGCGGAGATAGCCGGGATCGTCCGCGAGGGGGGCGCACTTACCCTGGTAGACGGCGCACAGTCGGTCGGAAACATATCCGTGGACATCCCGGCCACCGGCACCGACCTGTACGCCTTTACCGGCCACAAGTGGCTGCTCGGTCCCGAGGGGATGGGCACGCTCTACGTCCGGCCCGGATCTCCGGTCCGCAGCCCGAACGTCGGCGGAGCCTCGCTCGCGGACGGCTTCGACTACGAGGGGAGCTACAGCCAGCACCCCGGGGCCCGCCGCTTCGAGGCCTCGACCACGAGCCCCGCCCTCGCGGGCGGCTTCGCCCAGGCCGCGGAGGACGCGATACGTCGCGGCGACGCCGGGCCCGACGGCATCCGGAGCCGGGCTGAGCTCCTGATGGACATGCTCGATGAGCTGCCGGGAGTCGAGATCGTCTCCCCGAGGCCCGTCCACTCCGGGCTCGTTAGCTTCACGGTGTCCGGGGTCGGGTCCAAGGAGGTCGCGGACAGGCTGCTGGAGGAGCGGCTCGTCGTCCGCTTCATACCCGAGCCCCACCCGTACGTCCGCGCGAGCACCCACCTCTTCAACACCGGAGAGGAGCTCGAAGCCCTGACCGAGGCCGTGGGACGCCTGCAAACCACGTAG
- a CDS encoding HAD-IA family hydrolase, translating into MGQKRETPLSAVLFDFDGTLVDTTELIHQSMRHATSAVLGRDYPRERLLNGVGTPLPEQMKAFDPERVDELLESYRSHQEAHHDELIKEFPGVEKALSRLQEAGLDLGVVTSKRRASVDQALETFPGLGRVVDRFVTMEDTTEHKPRPEPLLRGLQMLGATREEAVYVGDAPYDVAAAKAAGLVSVAVSWGAFPHESLREAGPDHLSEDIGGVVDTLLRLAGQSQTT; encoded by the coding sequence ATGGGGCAGAAGCGGGAGACGCCCCTGAGCGCCGTGCTCTTCGACTTCGACGGCACGCTCGTGGACACGACAGAGCTGATCCACCAGTCCATGCGCCACGCCACCTCCGCCGTCCTGGGCCGGGACTATCCGCGCGAGAGGCTCTTGAACGGGGTCGGTACGCCTCTACCGGAGCAGATGAAGGCATTCGACCCGGAGCGCGTGGACGAGTTGCTGGAGTCCTATCGAAGCCACCAGGAGGCCCACCACGACGAGCTCATAAAGGAGTTTCCCGGGGTGGAGAAGGCGCTCTCCCGGCTCCAGGAGGCCGGACTGGATCTCGGGGTGGTCACCTCCAAGCGCCGGGCGTCCGTGGACCAGGCGCTAGAGACCTTTCCCGGGCTCGGGCGGGTCGTGGACCGCTTCGTGACGATGGAGGACACTACCGAGCACAAGCCCCGCCCCGAGCCGCTCCTGCGGGGCCTCCAGATGCTGGGCGCCACCCGCGAGGAAGCCGTCTACGTCGGGGACGCCCCCTACGACGTCGCGGCCGCGAAGGCCGCCGGCCTCGTTAGCGTCGCGGTTAGCTGGGGAGCATTCCCCCACGAGAGCCTCCGGGAGGCAGGGCCGGATCACCTCTCCGAGGACATAGGAGGCGTGGTGGACACGCTGCTCCGGCTCGCCGGCCAGAGCCAGACTACCTGA
- the surE gene encoding 5'/3'-nucleotidase SurE: MRIVLTNDDGIEAPGIAAARRALERSEAVSEVLVVAPDRNRSGVGRSITFDERLRLKEHPMADGVTGYACSGTPVDCVRLVSLGLMDFEPDLVFSGINHGENLGDDITYSGTVAGAFEGIVIGVPGIAVSLSTERPWHSGVEPELHFGPVAEFSARLAEAAVEKLPAERILNVNAPNLPLSELSGTRITRLGRRLYKDELVEIADKDGSVTYDIYNNPPRHHHEEGTDLLAVEQGEISITPVHLNLTDSDGIQNISGWNLGSLLEDPQDVSGEAETG, encoded by the coding sequence ATGCGAATCGTACTTACCAATGACGATGGGATAGAGGCTCCCGGTATCGCCGCCGCCCGGCGTGCCCTGGAGCGGTCCGAGGCGGTCTCCGAGGTGCTGGTGGTGGCCCCGGACCGCAACCGCTCCGGCGTCGGGCGCAGCATCACCTTCGACGAGCGGCTGCGCCTCAAAGAGCATCCGATGGCCGACGGGGTGACCGGGTACGCCTGCAGCGGCACGCCGGTGGACTGCGTGCGGCTGGTATCGCTCGGGCTGATGGACTTCGAGCCGGATCTCGTGTTCTCCGGGATCAACCACGGCGAGAACCTCGGCGACGACATAACCTACTCGGGCACGGTCGCCGGGGCCTTTGAGGGGATCGTGATCGGGGTGCCCGGCATTGCCGTCTCGCTCTCCACAGAGCGGCCCTGGCATTCCGGTGTGGAGCCGGAGCTGCACTTCGGCCCCGTGGCGGAGTTCTCGGCGCGGCTGGCCGAGGCCGCCGTGGAGAAGCTGCCCGCCGAGCGCATCCTGAACGTCAACGCCCCGAACCTGCCGCTCTCCGAGCTCTCCGGCACCCGGATAACCCGGCTGGGCCGCAGGCTGTACAAGGACGAGCTCGTCGAGATCGCCGACAAGGACGGCAGCGTGACCTACGATATCTACAACAACCCGCCCAGGCACCACCACGAGGAGGGCACCGACCTGCTCGCCGTGGAGCAGGGTGAGATCAGTATCACCCCGGTACACCTGAACCTCACGGACTCCGACGGCATCCAGAACATCTCCGGCTGGAACCTCGGGTCGCTCCTGGAGGACCCCCAAGACGTCTCCGGCGAAGCGGAGACCGGCTGA
- a CDS encoding NAD(P)-dependent alcohol dehydrogenase, with product MKAIARDTYGSTEALELREVDEPEISDDEVLVGVSAAGVGREVWHLMTGLPYPVRLAGYGLRAPKEPVIGSDVAGVVQAVGNGVSRFQAGDEVFGIATGSYAEYARASEKKLASKPENLTFDQAAVIAISGLTALQGLRDHGRVEPGQEVLVIGASGGVGTFAVQIAKAFGARVTGVCGATKAEMVRSIGSDHVLDYTREDFAEFAGGERRYDVILDIGGNSSLSHLRHALASRGILVIVGGENGGRWLGGTDRQLRALALSPFVSQKLGTFISSENHEDMIALKELIESGKVTPVVDRAYPLAESPKAIRYLLEGHARGKVVITV from the coding sequence ATGAAGGCAATCGCCCGGGATACCTACGGCTCGACCGAGGCCCTTGAGCTCAGGGAGGTTGACGAGCCCGAGATCTCGGACGACGAGGTGCTGGTAGGCGTTAGCGCGGCCGGCGTGGGCCGGGAGGTCTGGCATCTCATGACGGGTCTGCCGTATCCCGTGCGCCTCGCGGGGTACGGGCTGCGCGCGCCCAAGGAGCCCGTTATCGGCTCGGACGTGGCCGGCGTCGTGCAGGCGGTCGGAAATGGCGTGAGCAGGTTTCAGGCCGGAGACGAGGTGTTCGGCATCGCCACGGGCTCGTACGCCGAGTATGCGCGTGCCTCAGAGAAGAAGCTCGCGTCCAAGCCGGAAAACCTCACCTTCGATCAGGCGGCGGTGATCGCCATCTCCGGATTGACCGCCTTGCAGGGCCTGCGGGACCACGGACGGGTAGAGCCGGGGCAGGAGGTGCTCGTCATCGGCGCATCGGGCGGTGTGGGCACCTTCGCCGTGCAGATAGCCAAGGCTTTCGGCGCGCGGGTCACCGGCGTGTGCGGCGCCACGAAGGCCGAGATGGTGAGATCCATCGGTTCGGATCACGTCCTCGACTACACTCGGGAGGACTTCGCCGAATTTGCCGGAGGGGAGCGACGCTACGACGTGATCCTGGACATCGGCGGGAACTCTTCGCTTTCGCACCTCCGGCATGCCCTCGCCTCCCGGGGGATCCTCGTCATCGTCGGCGGCGAGAACGGTGGACGGTGGCTCGGGGGTACGGATCGCCAGCTCCGGGCGCTCGCGTTGTCGCCGTTCGTGAGTCAGAAGCTCGGCACGTTTATCTCCTCGGAGAACCACGAGGATATGATCGCCTTGAAGGAACTTATCGAGTCTGGGAAGGTCACGCCGGTCGTAGATCGAGCCTACCCGCTCGCCGAGTCACCCAAGGCCATCCGGTACCTCCTGGAGGGACACGCCAGGGGAAAGGTCGTCATCACCGTGTGA